From a single Planococcus shenhongbingii genomic region:
- a CDS encoding SpvB/TcaC N-terminal domain-containing protein, with protein sequence MEKENNGHKNSSPHLFKTDGGKTKSNTIEIPGINLPKGGGAIKGIDEKFSVNAANGTATFSIPLPFSPARGVSPEMNIAYNSGGGNGVFGLGWALNQASIKRKTDKGLPRYLDVVDSDSFLFSEAEDLVAEFEKESDGSFKKDTKDNFIIREKDSSDGLFTIRYYKPRIEEVFARIERWSNKKSQVIKWRVITKENITTLFGWTAASRISNPNDENKVFEWLPEFIFDDKGNCTHYIYKKEDQAEFDYMLLHNRNRLEAGEITYTNLYLEKILHGNKTPYKNMGDPYLDETDYLFQTVFDYGEYAVKEPFLKVKDWNFRKDAFSEYKSGFEIRTTRLCKRILLFHCFSELPKGSALVKSLEFEYHSANEEAFTLLKSATTRGYIKKPDGTYTNKKLPPIEFEYQQHNWNGRVKSISQNNLVHAPIGLDEPQYQFIDLFNEGLPGILTEQSGGWFYKHNLGDGKFAQAQLVSPKPSFTGLGSRLQLLDLDADGRKQLVKLNEEPKGYFELSDEDEWEVFRPFETLPNIDMRDPNSRLIDLNGDGKPEVLITEDNIFTWYESAGRKGYTQVYKEIKSTDEEKGPNLVFADFKQTIFLADMSGDGLTDLVRIRNGEVCYWPNLGYGKFGAKVNMDHAPVFDSSEAFNPSYLHLADIDGSGTSDIIYLGKNKFTCWMNLSGNAYSTIPFEMDTFPEIHDEAKFTVTDLLGNGIACIVWSSPLEKDTQAPLKYIDLMDSKKPYLMVSYKNNLGKEVALEYTPSTKFYIEDKLAGNPWTTKLHFPVHCISKTETRDEITGYRFTSSYKYHHGYYDHEEREFRGFGMVEQKDAEEFETWKKGEASNIVDEPLHQEPVITKSWFHLGDFADSGDILNRFAHEYWHEEMAKRGFSVTNHEVPLPDARIIAAPEINNSIIEQFSANEWREALRACKGIGLRTEIFSHDAPSAEATLEQIQKQLTPYSVTTNNCVIELLQPKGHNKHAIFIVKESESITYSYERNTDDPRIAHKLNIKLDEYGNFLESASVVYPRRKADSFLPEETQLAQDRTLITYTQRSFTNDIDEENSYRLRLPAETKTYELRLPVEPKTYELNNVLKTGSLYSVDDFKDILTIAEEVAYHHIEQKPIPNTSQKRLIEHIRTIYLSDNLKDALPLHQMASLAFPFESYQLAYTPSLVNDVYGGRVNEELMLEGNFTHTEGDGNWWIRSGTVQIVETGETVSDAQNRFYLPIAYVDPYNSKTIVKYDNKYQFFIEETKDALGNKTTVELFNFRTLSPQRMRDLNNNISEAIIDELGMVKAMAIFGKGDEADDLMDINEFSSSSEIAIANKLFQATSSDMLISQGKMLLNHATAAFVYDFDAYLKSGKPAVIASIVREEHFRENNDSPVQISFEYSNGLGQVVMRKAQAEPGLAKQVTVNIDGSYIVADVDTAALNPKQLRWIGNGRTVLNNKGNVVKQFEPYFSITPSFEDLKELVETGVTPIMYYDAPGRLIKTEMPDGTMSRTAFDSWKQILYDQNDTVLESSWFHKRTNRLMDTELIEAGKDPEREKAAADKAAKHADTPVVQQLDTLGRPVLSVEHNRHPDGGDDEFYLTMVDLDIEGNLRKITDTRGNAVMQYKYDMLGNKFYQNSMDAGQRWLLMDILGNPLRTWDERGHEFQYFYDTLHRLTASKVIGGDRNTPLDHIVERIFYGELEDKPELKNLRGKPIKHYDTAGVLVMSEYDYTGEPKSTTRRLFKDYKSITNWIDANLEVDLESASFTFISETDALGRATKQTAPDGSITTLSYNEAGLMNSESVAHINPAITTIYIKDINYNEKGQRNQIVYGNDVITYFHYDKETFQLRQLETKRQNKDALQDWRYTYDPSGNITHIEDKCIPTTFFNNQKITDISIYTYDALYRLVKASGRENDTQLSFDSKDNWNDSAFMKQLNPGDPIVMRNYTQSYLYDDVGNILRTKHQASGNSWIRNYKYEDANNRLIRTQVGTSTYNYPHHPDHGFITAMPHLEDMTWNFKEELMRTVRQRRIDGGTPETTYYQYDGQGQRIRKITENQADTGKQPEKKDERIYIGSYELYKQHSGEDAGMERSSLSLTDKGHRFVMVDTETKADIISGVSTGNADPVQTVRYQLHNYLGSAALELDETAQVISYEEYHPYGTTAYQAKNASIRCAAKRYQYTGIERDEESGLEYHIARYYVVWLGRWLNADPIGIQDGINGYRYCKNNPLYNNDQSGTQSHPIINNADPNDPNNYVSFEDFKSGALGPSWNEKALRSDWNKANPNSNIPNPSIYIINPKTGKADILSIEDAREKLSALSEKKFEEELGKADVLILRNNKFSKSIQETVDQINKPSLAPSLMGFAIRLLQEDTKQFKGEFPSNYYVDFSTKVIMESIKLYGPESGIETVYNAFGVKSDESSQGKAAMHMYESLVGNNENTGFDKVQHFVASAALEYKHKNLSILTDLKQYAKEIISDELNSYISSDKGYDREDMLANNRGQAFGNKLYRRYQNDMAFEIKKAVWSFTILMH encoded by the coding sequence ATGGAGAAAGAAAATAATGGACACAAGAATTCTTCTCCCCATCTTTTTAAGACAGACGGAGGCAAAACGAAGTCTAATACAATTGAAATTCCAGGTATTAATTTGCCTAAAGGTGGAGGGGCGATAAAAGGCATTGACGAGAAGTTTTCAGTAAATGCAGCGAACGGGACTGCAACATTTTCTATTCCTCTTCCTTTCTCTCCAGCTCGCGGAGTTTCACCAGAAATGAATATTGCGTATAACTCAGGAGGTGGAAATGGAGTTTTTGGTTTAGGATGGGCACTGAATCAGGCATCTATAAAACGGAAAACTGATAAGGGTCTTCCGAGGTATTTGGATGTGGTCGATTCAGATTCGTTCCTTTTTTCCGAAGCAGAAGATCTTGTTGCTGAATTTGAAAAAGAGTCAGATGGCAGCTTTAAAAAAGATACCAAAGATAACTTTATCATTAGAGAAAAAGATTCCTCAGACGGCCTGTTTACAATTAGGTATTACAAACCTCGGATTGAAGAGGTATTCGCCAGAATCGAAAGATGGTCAAATAAAAAGTCGCAGGTAATAAAATGGCGGGTCATTACAAAAGAGAATATAACGACGCTGTTTGGTTGGACTGCTGCATCGAGAATTTCCAATCCGAATGATGAGAACAAAGTATTTGAATGGCTGCCTGAATTTATTTTTGACGATAAAGGAAATTGCACCCATTACATTTATAAGAAAGAAGACCAAGCGGAATTTGATTATATGCTGTTGCATAATAGGAATCGCTTAGAGGCTGGAGAAATTACTTACACTAATTTATATTTAGAAAAGATTTTGCATGGCAATAAAACACCATATAAAAATATGGGTGATCCTTATCTCGATGAAACGGATTATTTATTTCAAACGGTTTTTGATTACGGGGAATATGCGGTTAAAGAACCTTTTCTGAAAGTGAAGGATTGGAATTTCAGGAAAGATGCATTTTCAGAGTATAAGAGCGGTTTTGAAATAAGAACTACGAGACTATGCAAACGGATTTTGCTGTTTCATTGTTTTTCTGAACTTCCAAAGGGTTCGGCTTTAGTGAAGTCTCTTGAATTTGAGTACCATTCCGCTAATGAAGAAGCTTTTACTCTTTTAAAGTCCGCAACAACACGTGGGTATATTAAAAAGCCGGATGGCACGTATACGAATAAAAAGCTGCCGCCTATCGAATTTGAATACCAGCAGCACAATTGGAATGGGAGGGTCAAATCCATTTCACAGAACAATTTAGTTCACGCACCTATCGGACTTGATGAACCGCAATATCAATTTATCGACTTATTTAATGAAGGTCTTCCAGGAATTCTGACAGAGCAGAGCGGAGGGTGGTTTTACAAACATAATTTAGGGGATGGCAAATTTGCGCAGGCACAACTGGTTTCTCCCAAACCTTCTTTTACAGGATTAGGGTCACGTCTGCAATTGCTCGATTTGGATGCAGACGGCCGCAAGCAGCTAGTCAAACTCAACGAAGAACCAAAAGGTTATTTTGAATTAAGTGATGAAGACGAGTGGGAAGTTTTTCGGCCTTTTGAAACTTTGCCAAATATTGATATGCGAGATCCGAATTCCAGGTTGATTGATTTAAACGGAGACGGCAAACCGGAAGTTTTGATTACGGAAGATAATATCTTTACCTGGTATGAATCTGCTGGGAGAAAAGGGTACACGCAAGTTTATAAGGAGATAAAATCAACTGATGAAGAAAAAGGGCCAAATCTGGTTTTTGCCGACTTTAAGCAAACGATTTTCCTGGCGGATATGAGCGGAGATGGTTTGACAGATCTCGTTAGAATCAGAAACGGAGAAGTCTGTTATTGGCCGAACCTCGGATATGGAAAGTTTGGCGCTAAGGTAAATATGGATCATGCACCAGTCTTTGACAGCAGCGAGGCCTTCAATCCATCCTATCTGCATCTAGCCGATATTGATGGATCCGGCACTTCTGATATTATTTATCTGGGCAAAAATAAGTTCACTTGTTGGATGAATTTAAGTGGAAATGCCTACAGCACCATTCCATTTGAAATGGATACTTTCCCTGAAATCCATGATGAGGCAAAGTTCACGGTTACCGATTTACTTGGTAATGGGATTGCTTGTATTGTCTGGTCGAGCCCTTTAGAAAAGGATACCCAAGCTCCCTTAAAATACATTGATTTGATGGATAGCAAGAAGCCTTATCTTATGGTCTCTTACAAGAATAATCTTGGCAAAGAAGTTGCACTGGAATATACTCCCTCTACTAAATTCTATATTGAAGACAAGTTGGCAGGCAATCCCTGGACCACTAAGTTGCATTTCCCCGTCCATTGTATTTCAAAGACCGAAACAAGAGATGAAATAACTGGCTACCGGTTTACAAGCTCCTACAAGTACCATCATGGTTATTATGACCATGAAGAAAGAGAGTTTAGGGGCTTCGGCATGGTAGAGCAAAAAGATGCTGAAGAATTTGAAACCTGGAAAAAGGGAGAGGCAAGCAATATCGTGGATGAACCTCTGCATCAGGAGCCGGTAATTACAAAAAGCTGGTTTCATCTTGGAGACTTTGCGGATAGCGGAGATATTCTCAATCGGTTTGCCCATGAGTATTGGCATGAGGAAATGGCAAAGCGAGGATTTTCTGTTACAAACCATGAAGTTCCTTTACCGGACGCAAGGATTATCGCTGCACCGGAAATAAATAACTCTATTATTGAGCAGTTCAGTGCCAATGAATGGCGGGAGGCTTTGCGCGCTTGTAAGGGGATAGGGTTACGTACAGAAATCTTTTCTCATGATGCCCCCTCGGCAGAAGCGACACTTGAGCAGATCCAAAAACAGCTTACTCCTTATTCTGTAACAACTAATAATTGCGTAATCGAATTATTACAACCGAAAGGACACAATAAACACGCCATCTTCATCGTTAAAGAAAGTGAATCCATCACCTATAGCTACGAGCGCAATACAGATGACCCTCGCATTGCTCACAAACTTAACATCAAGTTGGATGAATATGGGAATTTTCTGGAATCTGCATCTGTGGTTTATCCGAGAAGAAAAGCGGATAGTTTTTTGCCTGAAGAAACGCAACTAGCCCAAGATAGAACATTAATCACCTACACACAAAGAAGCTTTACCAATGACATCGATGAGGAAAATTCGTATAGACTAAGGCTTCCGGCGGAAACAAAAACTTACGAACTGAGGCTTCCAGTAGAACCAAAAACTTACGAGTTGAACAATGTGCTTAAAACCGGCTCTTTATATTCAGTGGATGATTTTAAGGACATTCTTACAATTGCGGAGGAAGTAGCTTATCACCATATTGAACAGAAACCTATTCCCAATACTTCACAGAAAAGATTGATTGAGCATATACGCACAATTTATCTTAGCGATAATTTAAAAGATGCTTTGCCATTGCATCAAATGGCTTCTTTGGCTTTTCCTTTTGAAAGCTATCAATTAGCTTATACTCCATCTCTCGTCAATGATGTTTATGGAGGGAGAGTTAACGAAGAATTGATGCTAGAAGGCAACTTTACTCATACAGAAGGCGACGGCAATTGGTGGATACGTTCTGGAACTGTCCAAATTGTTGAGACAGGAGAAACCGTATCCGATGCTCAAAACCGGTTTTATCTGCCGATAGCCTACGTTGACCCTTATAACTCCAAAACAATAGTGAAGTATGACAACAAGTATCAATTCTTCATCGAAGAAACAAAAGACGCATTAGGCAATAAAACAACAGTCGAACTTTTTAATTTTAGGACATTATCTCCGCAACGAATGAGAGACCTAAATAATAATATCTCCGAAGCTATCATAGATGAACTTGGCATGGTGAAGGCTATGGCGATATTTGGAAAAGGAGATGAAGCTGATGACTTAATGGACATAAATGAATTTTCTTCTTCATCCGAAATTGCAATCGCCAACAAATTGTTTCAGGCCACGTCCTCCGACATGTTGATTTCACAAGGGAAAATGCTGCTGAATCATGCAACGGCAGCTTTTGTCTATGACTTTGATGCATATTTGAAATCTGGAAAACCGGCGGTAATTGCTTCTATCGTAAGAGAAGAGCATTTTCGGGAAAACAACGATTCACCGGTGCAAATCAGTTTTGAGTACTCAAATGGTTTAGGGCAGGTTGTGATGAGAAAAGCGCAGGCTGAGCCGGGGCTGGCAAAACAAGTAACCGTGAATATCGACGGTTCTTATATAGTGGCGGATGTCGACACTGCCGCACTTAACCCGAAACAGCTGAGATGGATTGGCAACGGCCGAACAGTGCTTAACAATAAAGGCAATGTCGTAAAACAATTCGAGCCGTATTTTTCAATAACACCGAGTTTCGAAGACTTGAAAGAATTAGTGGAAACGGGAGTTACGCCCATTATGTATTATGATGCGCCGGGACGGCTCATTAAAACCGAAATGCCCGACGGCACTATGTCGCGCACTGCATTCGATTCATGGAAACAAATCCTCTATGACCAAAACGATACGGTTTTGGAATCTTCCTGGTTTCATAAACGGACGAACCGCCTGATGGATACTGAGCTCATTGAGGCAGGAAAAGACCCGGAAAGGGAAAAAGCGGCTGCCGATAAAGCGGCCAAACATGCTGATACTCCTGTAGTCCAACAATTGGATACCTTGGGGAGACCAGTGTTGTCAGTTGAACATAATAGGCATCCGGATGGAGGCGATGATGAGTTTTATCTAACTATGGTTGACCTCGATATCGAAGGCAATCTACGTAAAATTACCGATACGCGTGGAAATGCAGTCATGCAGTATAAATACGATATGCTGGGCAACAAATTCTATCAAAACAGCATGGATGCCGGCCAAAGATGGCTATTGATGGATATTTTAGGAAACCCACTTCGCACGTGGGATGAACGAGGCCATGAATTCCAGTATTTTTACGATACTTTGCACCGGCTTACTGCTAGTAAAGTTATCGGTGGTGACAGAAATACCCCTCTTGATCATATCGTCGAGCGGATATTTTACGGGGAATTAGAGGACAAACCTGAGCTGAAAAACCTCCGGGGTAAGCCAATCAAGCATTATGATACCGCGGGAGTTTTGGTGATGTCTGAATATGATTATACAGGAGAACCGAAATCTACAACTCGACGTCTATTCAAAGATTACAAAAGTATTACTAACTGGATAGATGCTAACTTAGAAGTAGATCTTGAGTCTGCTAGCTTTACTTTTATTTCAGAAACAGATGCTTTAGGAAGAGCAACAAAACAGACGGCGCCTGATGGAAGTATTACGACACTTTCTTATAACGAGGCTGGTTTAATGAATAGCGAAAGTGTTGCACATATCAATCCGGCCATTACGACCATTTATATAAAAGATATAAACTACAACGAAAAAGGTCAGCGAAATCAAATAGTATATGGGAATGATGTCATCACTTACTTTCATTACGATAAAGAAACTTTCCAGTTAAGGCAGTTAGAAACCAAACGGCAGAACAAAGATGCGCTACAGGATTGGCGTTACACATATGACCCATCAGGGAATATCACTCATATAGAAGATAAATGTATTCCAACCACATTTTTTAATAATCAAAAAATTACTGACATTTCTATTTATACGTACGATGCTCTTTATCGTCTGGTGAAAGCATCCGGACGGGAGAATGATACGCAACTTTCATTTGACAGCAAAGACAATTGGAACGATTCTGCTTTCATGAAGCAATTGAATCCGGGCGACCCGATCGTCATGCGCAATTACACTCAAAGTTATCTCTATGACGATGTGGGCAATATTCTCCGGACGAAGCATCAAGCATCCGGCAACAGTTGGATTAGAAATTATAAGTATGAAGATGCAAACAACCGGCTCATCAGAACACAAGTAGGTACTAGCACTTACAACTATCCACATCACCCGGACCATGGATTTATAACTGCTATGCCTCATTTGGAAGATATGACATGGAACTTTAAAGAAGAACTCATGCGAACGGTTCGCCAGAGACGCATCGACGGTGGAACGCCTGAGACCACCTATTACCAGTATGACGGGCAAGGGCAGCGGATAAGAAAGATAACCGAGAACCAAGCTGACACAGGGAAGCAGCCCGAAAAAAAAGACGAGCGGATTTATATCGGAAGCTACGAACTGTATAAACAGCATAGTGGCGAGGATGCAGGAATGGAGCGCAGCAGTTTAAGCCTGACGGACAAAGGGCATCGATTTGTCATGGTAGATACCGAAACGAAAGCTGACATTATTTCTGGAGTGTCAACGGGAAATGCAGATCCTGTCCAAACCGTTCGTTATCAATTGCATAATTACCTTGGTTCAGCAGCACTGGAACTGGATGAAACGGCACAAGTCATTAGTTATGAGGAGTATCATCCTTATGGCACGACTGCTTATCAGGCTAAAAATGCAAGTATTAGGTGTGCTGCAAAGCGTTACCAGTATACAGGGATAGAGCGGGATGAGGAGAGTGGGTTGGAGTATCATATTGCGAGGTATTATGTTGTTTGGCTGGGAAGATGGCTAAACGCGGATCCAATTGGAATTCAAGATGGGATAAACGGTTATAGGTACTGTAAGAATAATCCTCTTTATAACAATGATCAAAGCGGCACACAATCCCATCCTATAATAAATAATGCAGATCCAAACGACCCAAATAATTACGTTTCTTTTGAAGATTTTAAGTCCGGTGCGCTGGGGCCTTCGTGGAACGAAAAAGCGTTAAGAAGCGATTGGAATAAGGCGAATCCAAATTCCAATATACCTAATCCTTCTATTTATATCATAAATCCAAAAACCGGAAAGGCAGATATATTATCTATTGAAGATGCTAGAGAGAAACTAAGTGCGTTATCTGAAAAAAAATTTGAAGAGGAACTTGGAAAAGCTGATGTATTAATTTTACGTAATAACAAGTTTAGCAAATCCATACAAGAAACTGTTGATCAAATAAATAAACCTTCTTTAGCACCGTCATTAATGGGTTTTGCTATACGACTCTTACAAGAAGATACTAAACAGTTTAAAGGTGAATTTCCCTCAAATTATTATGTCGATTTTAGCACTAAAGTCATTATGGAAAGTATAAAACTTTATGGACCGGAATCCGGAATCGAAACCGTTTACAATGCATTTGGAGTTAAAAGCGATGAGTCTTCACAAGGCAAAGCAGCTATGCACATGTATGAATCTTTGGTAGGTAATAACGAAAATACTGGTTTTGACAAAGTGCAACATTTTGTTGCATCAGCAGCTTTAGAGTATAAGCATAAAAATTTGAGCATATTAACTGACCTCAAACAATATGCTAAAGAAATAATAAGTGACGAGTTAAACAGTTATATTAGTTCTGATAAAGGTTATGATCGGGAAGACATGTTAGCCAACAATCGGGGTCAAGCTTTTGGAAATAAACTATATAGACGTTATCAAAATGATATGGCTTTCGAAATTAAAAAAGCTGTATGGTCTTTTACAATATTAATGCACTGA